One Ensifer adhaerens genomic window carries:
- a CDS encoding MvaI/BcnI restriction endonuclease family protein, whose protein sequence is MSGFLKGCKQAPAEVMRVRDEGRVLFLGMTHDGVVLAYAAGAGTPLANALHARAGLTPAGVFLQIPSEPEGTSSRDRLLATLEAIYRKHWISSRKLGPDGIPYPYTARNGGGYTLEAELGIMPNGYAEPDFLGWEIKQYSVDDFARYKPKSPVTLLTPEPTGGYYRDQGVEAFVRRFGYADKSGKPDRINFGGVYACNKAYHADTGLQMRMTGYDEATGKITDMTGGLALQDIHGEVAALWKFTNIIEHWSRKHAQAAYVPSLFRTPPPEYRYGPRIQLCEETDLTLFLQAVAAGVVYYDPAIKIEKAASAKPELKRAQPVPHPARATGNDVSPDRDGRV, encoded by the coding sequence ATGTCCGGCTTTCTCAAGGGGTGCAAGCAGGCACCGGCGGAGGTCATGCGGGTGCGCGACGAGGGGCGCGTGCTGTTCCTGGGGATGACCCACGACGGTGTGGTGCTGGCATACGCGGCCGGTGCCGGCACGCCTCTCGCCAATGCGCTGCACGCCCGCGCTGGCCTCACGCCGGCCGGCGTGTTCCTTCAGATCCCGTCCGAGCCGGAAGGCACGAGCAGCAGGGACCGGTTGCTGGCAACGCTTGAAGCCATTTACCGCAAGCACTGGATATCGTCCCGAAAGCTGGGCCCTGACGGGATTCCCTATCCGTATACGGCCCGTAACGGCGGCGGCTATACGCTTGAGGCCGAGCTGGGCATCATGCCGAACGGCTACGCCGAGCCGGATTTTCTGGGCTGGGAGATAAAGCAGTACTCAGTTGATGATTTCGCCCGATACAAGCCGAAAAGCCCCGTCACGCTGCTGACTCCGGAGCCGACGGGCGGCTATTACCGCGACCAGGGCGTCGAGGCGTTCGTGCGGCGGTTTGGCTATGCCGACAAGAGCGGCAAACCCGATCGCATCAATTTCGGCGGGGTCTATGCCTGCAACAAGGCGTACCATGCCGACACAGGCCTGCAGATGCGGATGACCGGTTATGACGAGGCGACCGGCAAGATCACCGACATGACCGGCGGCCTCGCCCTCCAGGATATCCACGGCGAGGTCGCGGCTCTCTGGAAATTCACGAACATCATCGAGCACTGGAGCCGCAAGCACGCGCAGGCTGCCTATGTCCCGTCACTGTTCCGGACACCGCCCCCCGAATATCGCTATGGTCCGAGAATCCAGCTCTGTGAGGAAACGGACCTGACCCTGTTCCTGCAGGCGGTTGCGGCGGGTGTGGTCTACTACGATCCGGCCATCAAGATCGAGAAGGCGGCGAGCGCGAAGCCTGAACTCAAGCGGGCGCAGCCAGTTCCGCATCCGGCACGAGCAACTGGAAACGATGTATCACCAGACCGAGACGGTCGAGTTTGA
- a CDS encoding T/G mismatch-specific endonuclease, translating into MMSGIRGTNTRPELQVRKALHAAGFRYRLHERKLPGKPDLVLPKYRAVIFVHGCFWHGHGCHLFRMPSSNSVFWQEKIAGNVARDKVAVDRLRESGWRVATVWECALKGKTRRKPEENNGKAGGMASGTGQRNRDRGGTE; encoded by the coding sequence ATGATGTCCGGCATACGGGGCACGAACACACGGCCGGAGCTTCAGGTACGCAAGGCGCTGCACGCGGCCGGATTCCGCTACCGGCTGCATGAGAGGAAGCTGCCAGGGAAGCCGGATCTGGTCCTGCCTAAATACCGCGCGGTCATTTTTGTTCACGGGTGCTTCTGGCACGGGCACGGGTGCCACCTGTTTCGCATGCCTTCCTCCAACAGCGTATTCTGGCAGGAGAAGATCGCCGGCAACGTCGCACGCGACAAGGTTGCGGTGGACAGATTGCGGGAATCGGGATGGAGGGTTGCAACGGTCTGGGAATGCGCCCTAAAAGGGAAGACGCGCCGCAAGCCGGAGGAAAATAACGGAAAGGCTGGCGGAATGGCTTCGGGGACAGGCCAGCGCAATCGAGATAGGGGCGGGACGGAATGA
- a CDS encoding DNA (cytosine-5)-methyltransferase 1, with product METGTECKSEFAQLREQAGLTIEEAARITKSSLRSAYRHERGESSPSPLALDVLRMMADSHRKPEKPARFRFIDLFAGIGGLRVGFENIGGKCVFTSEWDKYAAETYRRNFPEEHGHVFAGDIREYTASDEALARIPAHDVLLAGFPCQPFSIAGVSKKNALGRPHGFLDATQGTLFFDVAQIIRYHQPKAFLLENVKNLQRHDKGKTFSTIMKVLVEELGYKLETRVISAKPWVPQGRERIFIVGFRDHAAGFSFDDVQVPEGKDPVLGSILDKSVDPKYTLTPKLWEYLQGYKKKHEAKGNGFGFGLFGPNDVTRTLSARYYKDGSEILVDQGKGKRPRRLTPKECARLMGFERGNRTWEIPVSDTQAYKQFGKRRGGSGGGGGCRSHEPLAAPGAAGRGAGVPRRRGNGAEGSRPWLILFRSMSAAG from the coding sequence ATGGAAACAGGTACGGAGTGCAAATCCGAGTTTGCGCAGCTTCGTGAACAGGCGGGGCTCACCATAGAGGAGGCCGCCCGTATCACAAAATCCTCGCTGCGGTCCGCTTACCGGCACGAGCGTGGCGAGAGTTCCCCGTCTCCCCTTGCCCTTGATGTTCTCCGGATGATGGCAGACAGCCACCGGAAACCTGAAAAGCCCGCCCGCTTCCGCTTCATCGACCTGTTCGCCGGCATCGGCGGCCTTCGTGTCGGCTTCGAGAACATCGGCGGCAAGTGCGTGTTCACGAGCGAGTGGGACAAGTACGCGGCCGAAACTTACCGCCGCAACTTTCCCGAAGAGCACGGGCATGTTTTCGCCGGCGACATCCGCGAATACACCGCCAGTGACGAGGCCCTGGCCAGGATCCCCGCGCACGACGTTCTCCTGGCCGGTTTTCCGTGCCAGCCCTTCTCGATAGCCGGTGTGTCCAAGAAAAACGCACTGGGGCGGCCGCACGGCTTCCTGGATGCCACCCAGGGAACGCTGTTTTTCGACGTGGCGCAGATCATCCGCTACCACCAGCCGAAGGCGTTTCTCCTGGAGAATGTGAAGAACCTGCAGCGGCACGACAAGGGCAAGACCTTCTCCACCATCATGAAGGTTCTGGTCGAGGAGCTGGGCTACAAGTTGGAAACCCGCGTCATCAGCGCCAAACCCTGGGTGCCCCAGGGGCGCGAACGCATCTTCATCGTCGGATTCAGGGACCACGCGGCCGGCTTCTCGTTCGACGACGTGCAGGTGCCGGAGGGCAAGGATCCTGTCCTGGGGTCGATCCTGGATAAGTCTGTTGACCCGAAATACACCCTCACCCCGAAGCTTTGGGAATATCTCCAGGGGTACAAGAAGAAGCACGAGGCCAAGGGCAACGGGTTCGGGTTCGGGCTTTTCGGGCCGAACGACGTGACCCGCACCCTCTCCGCCCGCTACTACAAGGACGGTTCGGAAATCCTTGTCGACCAGGGCAAGGGCAAGCGGCCGCGCCGCCTGACTCCGAAGGAATGCGCGCGACTGATGGGCTTCGAGCGCGGCAACCGCACCTGGGAGATTCCGGTGTCGGACACCCAGGCCTACAAGCAATTCGGCAAACGCCGTGGTGGTTCCGGTGGTGGAGGCGGTTGCCGAAGCCATGAGCCCCTGGCTGCCCCAGGGGCAGCTGGCCGAGGTGCTGGCGTTCCCCGCCGGCGTGGAAACGGAGCCGAAGGCTCGCGCCCGTGGCTGATATTGTTCCGGTCGATGTCCGCAGCCGGATGA
- a CDS encoding ThiF family protein: MLIELANHNHDIKKLLERGYALRLDGAHLVGRDIPYLDENGLLQKGAFVSILEYNDPLNVRQQDHRMFFAGSVPYDLNGMPVPNLGGDTNTAVALVKKDVVVSRWFSNKPKIEHGAARDGFIDHFEKFEHYTKLISGPAMEKFSDATPYTFNVDKDLISDSVFKYHDTLTSRAEIGDLTAAFKDEVVAIIGLGGTGSYLLDFLVKTPVREIHAFDGDRYHIHNAYRSPGRVTDEDWDRPKSEVYRRRYENFRHGLHLHPSYVDKSSRNELQGVTFAFVCVDKGEARKEIFDLLIEMGIPFIDVGMGLNRKQGALAGTLRCSTYPSDRATEAREKGWAEEAGLPDDEYRRNVQIAELNALNASLAVIRYKQIRGFYVDASQTQHMLFGVDTMKLLTEAL, encoded by the coding sequence GTGTTGATCGAACTGGCCAATCATAACCACGACATCAAGAAACTGCTGGAGCGCGGTTACGCGCTCCGGCTCGACGGGGCGCATCTGGTCGGACGAGACATTCCTTATCTCGACGAAAATGGTCTCCTTCAAAAAGGAGCTTTTGTTTCGATCCTTGAGTACAACGATCCATTGAACGTCAGGCAACAGGACCACCGGATGTTTTTCGCGGGGTCCGTACCCTATGATTTGAATGGAATGCCCGTGCCAAACTTGGGTGGTGACACAAACACCGCGGTCGCCTTGGTGAAAAAAGACGTTGTCGTGTCACGCTGGTTCTCAAACAAACCGAAGATCGAGCATGGCGCGGCCCGCGACGGATTTATTGACCACTTTGAAAAGTTCGAGCACTACACCAAGCTCATATCCGGACCAGCGATGGAGAAGTTTAGTGACGCTACTCCTTACACCTTCAACGTCGACAAAGATCTGATTTCGGACTCGGTCTTCAAATATCATGACACGTTGACCAGTCGCGCTGAGATCGGCGACTTGACGGCCGCGTTCAAGGATGAAGTGGTCGCGATAATCGGGCTCGGCGGGACCGGATCATATTTGCTCGATTTTCTCGTCAAGACGCCGGTCAGAGAGATCCACGCCTTTGACGGCGATCGCTATCACATTCACAACGCCTACCGGTCTCCAGGGCGAGTGACGGATGAAGACTGGGACAGGCCGAAATCCGAGGTCTATCGGCGCCGTTACGAGAATTTTCGGCACGGTCTCCACCTGCATCCCAGTTACGTTGACAAAAGCTCTCGAAACGAGCTGCAGGGGGTCACATTCGCCTTTGTCTGCGTCGATAAAGGCGAAGCGCGGAAGGAGATCTTTGATCTGCTGATCGAGATGGGGATCCCGTTTATCGATGTGGGGATGGGATTGAATCGGAAGCAAGGCGCGTTGGCTGGAACACTCCGTTGCTCCACATACCCGTCTGATAGGGCGACGGAGGCCCGCGAAAAGGGGTGGGCAGAAGAAGCAGGGCTTCCTGACGACGAATATCGACGCAACGTCCAAATCGCAGAGTTGAATGCGCTGAATGCCTCTTTAGCTGTCATCCGCTATAAGCAAATCCGGGGGTTTTACGTTGACGCGAGTCAGACTCAGCATATGCTCTTTGGAGTTGATACAATGAAGCTCCTGACGGAAGCCCTATGA
- a CDS encoding Multiubiquitin: MSNIDQAKQNGHDKTVTIVVDGTPHEVPKNEYITYAEVVTLAFPDYPQHPEITYSVTYERGEGNKPEGILSPGGKVKVKEGMSFRVDRTGQS, translated from the coding sequence ATGTCGAACATTGATCAGGCAAAGCAGAACGGTCACGACAAAACCGTGACCATCGTTGTAGACGGTACCCCGCACGAGGTGCCGAAGAATGAGTACATCACCTATGCGGAGGTCGTTACCCTCGCCTTTCCGGATTATCCGCAGCATCCGGAAATCACCTACTCGGTCACCTACGAGCGTGGAGAAGGCAACAAGCCGGAGGGGATCCTCAGCCCCGGCGGCAAGGTCAAAGTCAAGGAAGGGATGTCGTTCCGTGTTGATCGAACTGGCCAATCATAA
- a CDS encoding Zn-dependent peptidase ImmA, M78 family, translated as MRLARSRAGLSLAALSDKLDPRVSPQALNKYERGEMMPSSSVLMALSRALGVSLDFLMNSQVVALDGVEFRKEAHATERDRSHVEAEVIDHVERYLAVEEILQLGENASALDKLTQVAIDDLEEAEEQAVLLRKAWNLGNDPIPSITALLEERNVRVLEIEGPDSFYGLTCRVRRPNNRPPITVIVRRHVNVERNRFTLAHEIAHVLISDCKSAKVEKAMDRFAAAFLIPADHLRNEIGASRTHFAYRELVRLKHLYGVSMMALFYRLKDINVISDDGLKAIFKTPARAWLKEEPDPLDPEGEIAALERPQRFESYVYRALAEGLISSFKGATLLRKPVEDVELAVRGPR; from the coding sequence TTGAGGCTGGCACGGTCACGTGCCGGCCTTTCGCTGGCTGCACTGTCGGATAAGTTGGACCCGCGGGTAAGCCCGCAGGCGCTGAACAAGTATGAGCGTGGCGAAATGATGCCCAGCTCAAGCGTGCTCATGGCCCTGTCAAGGGCACTGGGTGTATCTCTTGACTTCCTGATGAACAGCCAAGTTGTGGCGCTGGACGGGGTCGAATTTCGTAAGGAAGCTCACGCGACCGAGCGCGATAGGTCTCATGTGGAAGCTGAAGTCATTGACCACGTTGAGCGTTATCTGGCCGTCGAGGAAATACTTCAACTTGGCGAGAACGCCAGTGCTTTAGACAAATTGACCCAGGTTGCCATCGACGATCTCGAGGAGGCTGAGGAGCAGGCTGTCCTTCTGCGGAAGGCCTGGAATCTGGGCAACGATCCCATTCCCAGTATCACTGCATTGTTAGAGGAGCGAAATGTCAGGGTATTGGAAATTGAAGGGCCTGACAGCTTTTACGGTTTAACCTGCCGCGTGCGCCGGCCTAACAACCGTCCGCCCATTACCGTCATCGTCCGGCGACACGTCAACGTTGAGAGAAACCGCTTTACACTTGCACACGAAATCGCCCATGTTCTCATAAGCGATTGCAAAAGCGCTAAAGTTGAGAAGGCAATGGATCGGTTCGCTGCGGCATTTTTGATTCCGGCCGACCATCTGAGGAACGAGATCGGCGCGAGTCGCACCCATTTTGCGTATCGCGAGCTAGTCCGCCTTAAACATTTGTATGGGGTCTCGATGATGGCGCTGTTCTATCGTCTAAAGGATATCAACGTCATCAGCGACGACGGTTTGAAGGCAATTTTCAAAACCCCGGCCCGAGCCTGGCTAAAGGAGGAGCCGGATCCACTGGATCCTGAAGGCGAAATTGCCGCGCTTGAACGACCCCAGCGGTTTGAGTCATATGTATATCGTGCTCTGGCAGAGGGTTTGATTTCGTCTTTCAAAGGCGCGACCCTGCTAAGAAAGCCTGTTGAAGATGTCGAACTCGCTGTCCGCGGCCCGCGCTAA
- a CDS encoding Site-specific DNA recombinase, giving the protein MTERPLRIIGYARVSTRGQDLSYQLAKLQAAGCSKIYREKRSAKNYSERSQLKRLLRSLRVGDLVLATATDRVARDPVDLLNILQTVRKAGAGLRLLDEPFIDTTSEMADLVLFLVGWAARWQRRRILENTAHGRVLARERGVQFGRPRKLTDEQRSEIRRTHRDGKSVQDLAREYAVSTSTIARVLG; this is encoded by the coding sequence ATGACTGAGCGCCCTCTACGGATCATCGGCTATGCCCGTGTCAGCACGCGGGGCCAGGACCTGTCTTACCAGCTTGCCAAGCTGCAGGCCGCGGGATGCAGTAAAATATATCGCGAAAAACGCTCTGCCAAAAACTACTCTGAGCGCTCACAACTCAAACGCCTCTTGCGGTCACTGCGCGTCGGCGATCTAGTTCTTGCTACGGCGACGGACAGGGTGGCGCGCGACCCGGTCGATCTCTTGAACATCCTGCAGACCGTCCGGAAAGCCGGTGCGGGATTACGCCTGCTCGACGAGCCGTTTATCGACACGACCTCGGAAATGGCCGATCTGGTGTTGTTTCTTGTCGGTTGGGCGGCTCGCTGGCAACGCCGCCGGATTCTCGAAAACACAGCCCACGGCCGTGTTCTTGCCCGCGAACGGGGTGTGCAGTTCGGCCGGCCGCGCAAGCTGACCGACGAGCAACGCTCCGAAATCCGTCGAACCCACCGCGACGGAAAGTCCGTGCAGGATCTCGCCCGGGAATATGCCGTCAGTACCAGCACTATCGCCAGGGTGTTGGGCTAA
- a CDS encoding site-specific DNA-methyltransferase (adenine-specific): MSPAPYRARDGHLHFGEVTAPSGVITGDCVTVMAGMPAASVDLVLTDPPYVCRYRDRAGRTVANDNGTDWLKPAFAEIARLMKPDTLCISFYGWTAMASFLEAWEAAGLRPVAHLAFCKAHASRSGHFLSKHESAFALAKGRPPLPAEPLADVAGWVYTGNLLHPTQKPVQVLEPLVRTYCPEGGLVLDPFCGSGSTLVAAKAAGRRYSGIEIDPTHAETARKRLE; the protein is encoded by the coding sequence ATGAGCCCCGCCCCCTATCGGGCCCGCGACGGTCACCTCCACTTCGGGGAGGTGACCGCTCCGAGCGGGGTCATCACCGGCGACTGCGTCACCGTTATGGCCGGCATGCCTGCCGCGAGCGTTGACCTTGTGTTGACCGACCCGCCGTATGTCTGCCGCTATCGCGACAGAGCCGGCCGGACGGTCGCCAATGACAACGGCACCGACTGGCTCAAACCTGCCTTCGCCGAAATCGCACGTCTTATGAAGCCGGATACGCTGTGCATCAGCTTTTACGGCTGGACCGCCATGGCGAGCTTCCTGGAGGCGTGGGAGGCCGCCGGTTTGCGGCCGGTCGCCCATCTTGCGTTCTGCAAAGCCCATGCCTCACGCAGCGGCCACTTTCTGTCCAAACACGAAAGTGCCTTCGCTCTTGCCAAGGGTCGTCCGCCCCTGCCGGCCGAGCCCCTCGCCGACGTGGCCGGCTGGGTCTATACCGGCAACCTCCTGCATCCGACCCAAAAGCCGGTACAGGTGCTGGAACCGCTGGTGCGCACCTATTGCCCGGAGGGCGGCCTGGTGCTTGACCCGTTCTGCGGGTCCGGCTCCACGCTCGTGGCCGCCAAGGCGGCCGGCCGGCGTTACTCTGGTATCGAAATCGACCCCACCCATGCCGAAACCGCCCGCAAACGCCTTGAGTGA
- a CDS encoding Integrase has product MDHLSFSLKNLCARSGEGSFGTRALRQRGLLAMARDLAHLGYRLPDARSLRGKHVQALTGHWKAAGLSDQTIRNRLTWVRWWGYQVGKPGLLPKTNEAFGLAERGRFSGNKAKRLEAAALARVKDPRVRLALKLEAAFGMRREEALKFRPAIADRGDHIALKSSWCKGGRYREIPITHPKQRALLDEVRAVTGDGSLIGQGRNYYQALKAYENQLLAAGISNAHGYRHAYAQWRYKTLTGWAAPAAGGPTVDRMTPAEAARDRDARLEISHELGHGRLDVTDTYLGRRFAPKSKQEKAH; this is encoded by the coding sequence ATGGATCATTTGAGCTTCAGTCTTAAAAATCTCTGCGCCCGCTCGGGCGAGGGGAGTTTTGGCACCCGCGCGCTGCGGCAGCGGGGCTTATTGGCCATGGCTAGGGATTTGGCGCATCTGGGCTACCGCCTGCCCGATGCCCGCAGTCTCAGGGGCAAGCACGTGCAGGCTCTGACGGGACACTGGAAGGCGGCCGGCCTGTCCGACCAGACCATCCGCAACCGCCTGACCTGGGTCAGGTGGTGGGGTTACCAGGTCGGCAAGCCCGGCCTGCTGCCCAAAACCAACGAAGCGTTCGGCCTCGCCGAACGCGGCCGGTTTTCCGGCAACAAGGCCAAGCGGCTTGAGGCGGCTGCGCTCGCGCGGGTCAAGGACCCTCGCGTCCGCCTAGCCCTCAAATTGGAGGCGGCCTTCGGGATGCGTCGGGAGGAAGCGCTGAAGTTCCGGCCCGCGATCGCCGACCGGGGTGACCATATCGCTCTCAAGTCCAGCTGGTGCAAGGGCGGGCGATATCGGGAAATCCCGATAACTCACCCCAAACAACGCGCGCTCCTCGACGAGGTGCGGGCGGTCACCGGCGACGGCTCCCTGATTGGTCAGGGCCGCAACTATTATCAGGCGCTGAAGGCCTACGAGAACCAGCTGCTCGCCGCCGGCATCAGCAACGCCCACGGCTACCGGCATGCCTATGCACAATGGCGCTACAAGACCCTGACCGGATGGGCGGCGCCGGCGGCCGGCGGACCGACGGTGGACCGGATGACACCAGCAGAGGCCGCACGCGATCGCGACGCCCGCCTCGAAATATCCCACGAGCTGGGTCACGGCCGCCTCGATGTCACCGACACCTATCTCGGCCGCCGCTTCGCACCAAAATCCAAACAAGAGAAAGCACACTGA
- a CDS encoding MobA/MobL family protein (manually curated) produces MAIFHLHVKNISRGSGRSVVAAAAYRAGETLPNEAEERLSAFGGRRDVLHNEIALPTDAPDWMTDRAKLWNAVEATEIRKDARLAKEIEVALPRELSAPVWLELARQLAAVYAAKGFVADFAIHDDGTAHNPHVHMLLTTRLVTAEGFGGKIRSADGRQFVEEARALWGRLANEALAKAGLDTSIDPRSHARAGVELTPTVHRGPDAQERRLRRENMALSRKLPRSTAPTDQAQLDRLMEGWPASQMERRVELERDLPVPDPAGNPISPRQLETAQERMVEDMERQPFDMTQSRRWASPEAGSSQPEPDREKPFVSKRWAREAPEREVEEVKAGAMRSRRWQEADREPDDDRDAARLEPRREPFRD; encoded by the coding sequence GTGGCGATATTCCACTTACACGTGAAGAACATCAGCCGTGGTTCCGGCCGTTCGGTCGTTGCGGCCGCCGCTTATCGTGCCGGCGAAACCCTCCCCAACGAGGCCGAGGAACGGTTGAGTGCCTTCGGCGGCCGGCGCGACGTGCTTCACAACGAAATCGCCCTGCCAACCGATGCGCCGGACTGGATGACTGACCGCGCCAAGCTCTGGAACGCGGTGGAGGCGACCGAGATACGCAAGGACGCGCGGCTCGCCAAGGAAATTGAAGTGGCGTTGCCACGGGAGCTGTCCGCGCCGGTCTGGCTGGAACTGGCCCGCCAGTTGGCGGCCGTCTACGCGGCCAAGGGGTTCGTGGCCGACTTTGCCATTCACGATGACGGCACCGCCCATAACCCGCATGTCCACATGCTCCTGACCACCCGCCTCGTCACCGCCGAGGGTTTCGGCGGAAAAATCCGCTCCGCAGACGGGCGTCAGTTTGTTGAGGAGGCAAGGGCCTTGTGGGGCAGGCTTGCCAACGAGGCGCTTGCAAAAGCGGGACTGGACACGTCGATTGACCCGCGCAGCCATGCGCGGGCAGGGGTGGAGCTGACTCCGACCGTTCACCGTGGCCCCGATGCGCAGGAGCGCCGGTTGAGGAGAGAGAACATGGCACTATCGCGTAAACTGCCCCGGAGCACGGCTCCCACCGACCAAGCGCAGCTTGACCGGCTGATGGAGGGGTGGCCGGCAAGTCAGATGGAGCGTCGGGTCGAGCTGGAGCGGGACTTGCCCGTGCCCGACCCTGCCGGCAACCCCATCAGCCCGCGCCAGCTCGAAACGGCCCAAGAGCGTATGGTTGAAGATATGGAACGCCAGCCGTTCGACATGACGCAATCGCGACGGTGGGCGTCACCAGAGGCCGGCTCGTCGCAGCCCGAGCCTGACCGCGAAAAGCCGTTCGTGTCGAAACGCTGGGCCAGAGAGGCCCCCGAGCGTGAAGTGGAGGAGGTGAAGGCGGGCGCAATGCGGTCACGGCGCTGGCAGGAGGCGGACAGGGAGCCGGACGACGACCGCGACGCCGCGCGGCTGGAGCCGAGGCGAGAGCCTTTCCGCGATTAG